A stretch of DNA from Microbacterium saperdae:
CGACCTCTCCGGCAAGAACGTCGGCGTGCAGCAGGGCACCACGGGCGAGACCTACGCCGGCGAGAACGCCACGGGCGCCGAACTGGTGCAGTACCCCTCCGACGGTGAGCTGTGGCCGGCGATGCAGGCCGGTCAGATCGACGCGATCCTGCAGGACCAGCCGGTGAACCTCGAGCACGAGAAGGCCGACTCCGCCTACAAGATCGTCGAGACCTACAACACCGACGAGTCCTACGGCTTCGCCTTCGCGAAGGGTGAGAAGGACGCACTGCTCGACGCGGTCAACGGCGCACTGCAGGAGCTGCGAGACAGCGGCGACTACCAGACGATCTACGACAACTACTTCACCGCGAAGTAATCGGCAGGCACGGTAGGTCGGGAGGACCTTGACAATGGCGTTGAGGCGCACCACCAAGAGCAAGTTGTACCGGTACATCGTCTATGCGGTGCTGATCGCGATCGTCGTCTGGGCGATCGTCGGCACCGACTGGGCGAAGATCGGGCCGCTGTTCTTCAACCCCGAGATCGCGATCAAGATGTTCCCGGGGATCATCACGACGGCGCTCGTGAACACCCTGTGGTTCACCGCGGTGGCGTTCGTCGCGGGTCTGCTGCTCGGCATCGTGCTGGCACTGCTGAAGCTGTCGAGCATCGGGCCGTTCCGATGGATCGCCACGGCCTGGATCGAGCTGTTCCGCGGGCTCCCCGCGATCCTCACGATCTTCGCCGTGGCGTTCATCCTGCCGATCGCCTCGGGTATTCCCGGCAAGGATCTCGGTGGTCCGGTCGTCCTGGGCCTCGTCGGCCTGGTGCTCGTCGCCTCGGCGTACATGGCCGAGACGATCCGTGCGGGAATCCAGGCGGTTCCGAAGGGGCAGACCGAGGCGGCCCGCTCGCTGGGCATGTCGCCCATGAAGACCACGTTCTGGATCATCGTGCCGCAGGGATTCCGCATCATCATCCCTCCGCTGACGAACGAGTTCGTGCTGCTGCTGAAGGACACCTCGCTGCTCTTCATCGCCGGCACGTTCATCTGGTCGAAGGAGCTCACGAATTTCGCTCGTGACGCATCGACGCAGAACTCGAACGCGACGCCGCTGATCCTGGCGGCAGTCCTGTACCTGATCGTGACGATCCCACTCACACGCTTCAGCGCGTGGCTGGAACGACGGATGGCGAAGCAGCGATGATCACCGACCTGATTGATGTCCACGCCCCGGCGATCGACCTGCAGGGGCTCGTGAAGTCGTTCGGCGACAACGAGGTGCTCAAGGGCATCGATCTCACGGTCACCGCCGGCGAGGTCGTCTGCGTCATCGGACCTTCCGGTTCGGGCAAGTCGACACTGCTGCGCTCGGTCAACCTGCTCGAGGTCCCCACCGGCGGCAAGGTGCTGATCGAGGGGATCGACATCACCGACCCCGACGTCGACATCGACCGCGTGCGCACCCGCATCGGCATGGTGTTCCAGAGCTTCAATCTGTTCCCGCATCTCGACGTCATGGGCAACCTCATGATCGCGCAGCAGCGCGTGAAGAAGCGCTCCAAGGCCGAAGCCGAGAAGGTGGCGAAGGAGATGCTCGCGCGCGTGGGGCTCTCCGAGAAGGCGGATGCGTTCCCCGGTCACCTCTCCGGCGGGCAGCAGCAGCGTGTGGCGATCGCCCGGGCGCTGTGCATGAACCCCGACATGATGCTGTTCGACGAGCCGACCTCGGCGCTCGACCCCGAGCTCGTGGGCGAGGTGCTGCAGGTGATGCGCAAGCTCGCCGATGAGGGCATGACGATGCTCGTCGTGACGCACGAGATGGGCTTCGCCCGTGAGGTCGGGTCACGCCTGATCTTCATGGACGGCGGACACATCGTCGAAGAGGGCGACCCGCGTGAGGTGCTCGGCAACCCGCAGCATCCGCGTACGAAGGACTTCCTCGCGCGCGTGCTCTGAATACGCACGGTCGCCGTGACCGCCTGATACCGAAAGAGACCCCCTGGTGCAGATACCTGCATCGGGGGGTCTCTTCGCGAAGTGGGGGTGTCTGCGTCAGACCTCGACGACCTCGGCACCGGGGGCGTTGCGCTGGACGGACTCGATGCCGCTCAGCGCCCCGGCCTTCGAGGAGTATCCCTCGCTCGTGGCGATGACCTCGCCGTTTCCTGCCTTCAGACGGAACCGGTACTCTCCGGACTTGTCGGTGTACAGCTCGAACTTGCCTGCCATGAGGCGTCCTTTCTCTGTCGGTCGAGGGAGCGGAGCTCCTCCGGGCTCACGCTATCCCGCGCCCTACATGTGGGGGAAGAGTGAAATTGTGGGGGACGAGCGAACTTAGCCGCGCGGATGCACCGCGACGGGTTCGGGGGCGATCGCGATGCGGACGCGATCACCGAAGGAGGGGTGGATGCCGGGCGCGTGCTGCACGCGGACGAGCTCGCCGGACTCCGTGCGCACGAGGGTTCGCCGCATGCTGCCGAGGAAGGTGCTCTCCTCGACCAGGGCGTCGGTGGCGGCATCCGCTTCGCTGGCGAAGAAGACGTTCTCGGGCCGCAGGTACACGTCGACCGGGCCGATCGCCGGGGACTGCAACGGCAGTCGCTGCCCCCAGACCACGACGTGGTCACCCTCGCCGACTCCGGAGACGACGCTGGACAGCCCGACGAACGCGGCGACGCCGGCCGTCGAAGGGGTCGTGTACAGCTGCTCGGGCGATCCGATCTGCTCGATCCGTCCGGAGTTCATGACCGCGATCCGGTCGGAGACGGCCAGTGCCTCCTCCTGGTCGTGCGTCACGAACACGGTCGTGATGCCGAGACGCAGCTGGATGCGGCGGATCTCGTCGCGCAACTGCACGCGCACCTTGGCGTCGAGCGCGGAGAGCGGCTCATCGAGCAGCAGCACCTTGGGCTCGGTGACGAGGGCACGGGCGAGGGCGACGCGCTGCTGCTGGCCCCCCGACAGCTGATGCGGGAAGCGGTCGGCGAAGTCGGCCAGGCCCACCAGCGCCAGCGCATCGAGGGCGCGCTTCGACGACTCGGAGGCGGAGACACCGCGCCGACGCAGGCCGAACGCGGTGTTCTCGGCGACGCGGAGGTGCGGGAACAGCGAATACGACTGGAACACCATGCCGATGTCGCGCTTGTTGGTCGGGATGCGCGACACATCGCGTCCGCCGAGGAGCACCGCGCCCTCATCCGACCCTTCGAGACCGGCCAGCACGCGCAGCAGGGTCGTCTTGCCGCAGCCGGA
This window harbors:
- a CDS encoding YegP family protein, whose amino-acid sequence is MAGKFELYTDKSGEYRFRLKAGNGEVIATSEGYSSKAGALSGIESVQRNAPGAEVVEV
- a CDS encoding ABC transporter ATP-binding protein, which codes for MTLDHALPRTKDNLLLAEAGEGTRVELQGIVKSYAGTRVLHGVDLDIAPGEFVSLLGPSGCGKTTLLRVLAGLEGSDEGAVLLGGRDVSRIPTNKRDIGMVFQSYSLFPHLRVAENTAFGLRRRGVSASESSKRALDALALVGLADFADRFPHQLSGGQQQRVALARALVTEPKVLLLDEPLSALDAKVRVQLRDEIRRIQLRLGITTVFVTHDQEEALAVSDRIAVMNSGRIEQIGSPEQLYTTPSTAGVAAFVGLSSVVSGVGEGDHVVVWGQRLPLQSPAIGPVDVYLRPENVFFASEADAATDALVEESTFLGSMRRTLVRTESGELVRVQHAPGIHPSFGDRVRIAIAPEPVAVHPRG
- a CDS encoding amino acid ABC transporter permease, encoding MALRRTTKSKLYRYIVYAVLIAIVVWAIVGTDWAKIGPLFFNPEIAIKMFPGIITTALVNTLWFTAVAFVAGLLLGIVLALLKLSSIGPFRWIATAWIELFRGLPAILTIFAVAFILPIASGIPGKDLGGPVVLGLVGLVLVASAYMAETIRAGIQAVPKGQTEAARSLGMSPMKTTFWIIVPQGFRIIIPPLTNEFVLLLKDTSLLFIAGTFIWSKELTNFARDASTQNSNATPLILAAVLYLIVTIPLTRFSAWLERRMAKQR
- a CDS encoding amino acid ABC transporter ATP-binding protein produces the protein MITDLIDVHAPAIDLQGLVKSFGDNEVLKGIDLTVTAGEVVCVIGPSGSGKSTLLRSVNLLEVPTGGKVLIEGIDITDPDVDIDRVRTRIGMVFQSFNLFPHLDVMGNLMIAQQRVKKRSKAEAEKVAKEMLARVGLSEKADAFPGHLSGGQQQRVAIARALCMNPDMMLFDEPTSALDPELVGEVLQVMRKLADEGMTMLVVTHEMGFAREVGSRLIFMDGGHIVEEGDPREVLGNPQHPRTKDFLARVL